In a single window of the Thiohalophilus sp. genome:
- the lpxB gene encoding lipid-A-disaccharide synthase: MIIAGEASGDLHAAKLVEDVKQRLPDSEFFGIGGSAMRKAGVEILVDSAELAVVGLIEVLAHRKVIFGALNQMRDILRNDPPDLLILTDYPEFNLRLARTARACSVRVLYYISPQIWAWRQGRVKKIQQLVDKMAVVFPFEVDFYARHGVPVTYVGHPLAHEVKASADRDELLREFGLDPDRPVVGLFPGSRRSEIKRLLPIIIDTARLLQQQRPQLQFILPIASTLNPALIRENMPEHELDIHYIEQRPYDAMQASDAIVTVSGTVTLEIALIGTPMVVINRVAWLTYQIVRRMLKIDHLALCNIVAQHRIVPELIQNDATPQAIAAELERLLDDRDYRKEIKQGLKEVRHKLEDDSHITDIATVTVDMLTQQ; encoded by the coding sequence ATGATCATTGCCGGGGAAGCCTCCGGCGATCTGCATGCCGCCAAACTGGTTGAAGACGTCAAACAGCGCCTGCCGGATAGCGAGTTTTTCGGTATCGGCGGCAGCGCCATGCGCAAGGCCGGCGTGGAAATCCTGGTGGATTCCGCCGAACTGGCCGTGGTCGGTCTGATCGAGGTACTGGCCCACCGCAAGGTCATCTTCGGCGCACTCAATCAAATGCGTGACATTTTGCGCAACGATCCGCCGGATCTGTTGATTCTGACCGACTATCCCGAGTTCAACCTGCGCCTGGCGCGCACCGCCAGGGCATGTAGTGTCAGAGTTCTCTATTACATCAGCCCGCAAATCTGGGCCTGGCGTCAGGGCCGGGTGAAAAAGATCCAGCAGCTGGTCGATAAAATGGCCGTGGTATTCCCTTTTGAGGTCGACTTTTATGCCCGCCATGGCGTACCGGTCACTTATGTCGGCCATCCCCTCGCCCACGAGGTGAAGGCCAGCGCTGATCGCGACGAGCTATTGCGGGAGTTCGGCCTCGATCCCGACCGCCCCGTTGTGGGATTATTTCCCGGCAGCCGGCGCAGTGAAATCAAACGCCTGCTACCGATTATTATCGATACCGCCCGTCTTTTACAGCAGCAGCGCCCACAACTGCAATTTATCCTGCCGATCGCCTCGACCCTGAATCCGGCACTGATCCGGGAGAACATGCCCGAACATGAACTCGATATTCACTATATCGAACAACGGCCGTACGATGCCATGCAGGCCAGTGACGCGATCGTCACCGTCTCCGGTACTGTCACACTCGAAATCGCCCTGATCGGCACGCCGATGGTCGTGATCAACCGGGTCGCCTGGCTGACCTATCAGATTGTCCGGCGTATGCTGAAAATCGATCACCTCGCCCTGTGCAATATCGTTGCCCAACACCGTATTGTCCCCGAATTGATACAAAACGACGCCACACCGCAGGCCATCGCTGCAGAACTCGAGCGACTGCTCGACGACAGAGATTACCGAAAAGAAATCAAACAGGGGTTGAAAGAAGTCCGGCATAAACTGGAAGACGACAGCCACATCACCGATATCGCCACCGTCACCGTCGACATGCTGACGCAGCAGTAA
- a CDS encoding DegT/DnrJ/EryC1/StrS family aminotransferase, whose product MIPMVDLKEQYQSLKAEIDQGFAETFENTSFILGPNVKSFESEVADYLGVKHAISCASGTDALHLALVAAGIGQGDEVITSSFTFIATAEAIRYVGAIPVYVDIRPDTYNLDAELIEAAITDMTRAILPVHLFGQPADMPSIMALADKHNLKVIEDCAQSFGADINGKMTGGIGLAGAHSFFPSKNLGCYGDGGMITTNDDAIAEMLLMLRNHGSKERYYHDVVGYNSRLDELQAVVLRAKFKRLPQYNQQRRRVAQRYSAGLAGSAVTPPHEDGLGTHVYHQYTVLSDQREAVMKKLADNQIGSAIYYPVPLHQQKVFADICKDVSLPVTEEIANRCLSLPVYPELKDEQIDQIVDVIQSI is encoded by the coding sequence ATGATCCCGATGGTTGATCTGAAAGAGCAATACCAGAGCCTGAAAGCGGAAATCGATCAGGGTTTTGCCGAAACATTCGAAAACACCAGTTTCATCCTCGGCCCCAACGTCAAGAGCTTTGAGTCCGAAGTGGCCGACTACCTGGGAGTTAAACACGCTATCAGCTGCGCCTCAGGCACCGATGCACTGCATCTGGCGTTGGTCGCCGCCGGCATTGGCCAGGGGGATGAGGTTATCACTTCATCGTTTACCTTCATCGCCACCGCCGAAGCGATACGCTATGTAGGTGCGATCCCGGTTTACGTGGATATACGCCCGGATACCTATAATCTGGATGCCGAGCTGATCGAAGCGGCAATTACAGACATGACCCGCGCCATTCTGCCGGTCCATCTGTTCGGCCAGCCGGCCGATATGCCCTCGATCATGGCACTGGCCGACAAACATAACCTGAAGGTTATCGAGGATTGTGCCCAGTCCTTCGGCGCCGATATCAATGGCAAGATGACCGGCGGTATCGGTCTGGCCGGCGCGCACAGCTTCTTCCCCAGCAAGAACCTGGGTTGCTATGGCGACGGCGGCATGATCACCACCAATGACGATGCGATTGCCGAGATGCTGTTGATGCTGCGCAACCACGGCAGCAAGGAGCGTTATTATCATGATGTGGTCGGCTACAACAGCCGACTGGATGAGCTGCAGGCAGTCGTTCTGCGCGCCAAGTTCAAGCGTCTGCCGCAGTATAATCAGCAGCGCCGACGTGTGGCGCAGCGTTATTCAGCGGGTCTGGCCGGCAGCGCCGTTACGCCGCCACACGAGGATGGACTGGGAACCCACGTGTATCATCAATACACCGTGCTCAGTGACCAACGGGAAGCGGTGATGAAAAAACTGGCGGATAACCAGATCGGCTCGGCTATTTATTATCCGGTACCCCTGCATCAACAAAAGGTTTTTGCCGACATCTGCAAGGATGTCAGTCTGCCGGTCACCGAGGAAATAGCCAACCGTTGCCTGTCCCTGCCGGTTTATCCGGAGCTGAAGGACGAGCAGATCGATCAAATCGTCGACGTTATCCAGTCAATCTGA
- the accA gene encoding acetyl-CoA carboxylase carboxyl transferase subunit alpha, whose amino-acid sequence MNLNFLDFEQPIAELEAKIEELRYVGSDNEINIGEEIQRLQNKSRDLTESIFSNLKSAQIAQLARHPQRPYFLDYIEQLFTDFEELHGDRAFADDNAIVGGVARLDGRPLMVIGQQKGRDTREKVRRNFGMPRPEGYRKALRLMHMAERFKLPVLTFIDTPGAYPGVGAEERGQSEAIARNLFEMSALKTPIITTVIGEGGSGGALAIGVGDRLMMLQYSTYSVISPEGCASILWKSSDKAPEAAEAMGLTAPRLKELGLIDHIISEPLGGAHRDFEMMAANLRQALQESLDIVDATPLDKLLEQRYTKLLRYGNYAE is encoded by the coding sequence ATGAATCTGAATTTTCTCGATTTCGAACAGCCCATCGCCGAACTGGAAGCCAAGATCGAGGAGCTGCGCTATGTCGGCTCCGACAACGAGATCAATATCGGCGAGGAGATCCAGCGGTTGCAGAACAAGAGCCGGGATCTGACCGAATCCATTTTTTCCAATCTCAAGTCCGCCCAGATCGCCCAGCTGGCGCGCCATCCCCAGCGGCCCTATTTTCTCGATTATATCGAGCAGCTTTTCACCGACTTCGAGGAGCTGCACGGCGACCGCGCCTTTGCCGACGACAATGCGATTGTCGGCGGGGTGGCGCGTCTGGATGGCCGGCCGCTGATGGTCATCGGCCAGCAGAAAGGGCGCGATACCAGGGAGAAGGTGCGGCGTAATTTCGGCATGCCGCGCCCGGAGGGCTATCGCAAGGCGCTGCGCCTGATGCACATGGCCGAGCGCTTCAAGCTGCCGGTGCTGACCTTTATCGATACCCCCGGCGCCTATCCCGGTGTGGGCGCCGAGGAGCGCGGCCAGAGCGAAGCCATCGCCCGCAATCTGTTCGAGATGTCGGCGCTCAAGACCCCGATTATCACCACGGTGATCGGCGAGGGCGGTTCCGGCGGCGCGCTGGCCATCGGCGTCGGCGATCGGTTGATGATGCTCCAGTACAGCACCTATTCGGTGATCTCGCCGGAAGGCTGCGCCTCCATCCTGTGGAAAAGTTCGGACAAGGCCCCCGAAGCCGCCGAAGCCATGGGCCTGACCGCCCCCCGGCTCAAGGAGCTGGGGCTGATCGACCACATTATCAGCGAGCCGCTGGGCGGCGCCCATCGGGATTTCGAAATGATGGCTGCCAATCTGCGCCAGGCGCTGCAAGAAAGCCTGGACATCGTCGATGCCACCCCGCTCGACAAGCTGCTGGAGCAGCGTTACACCAAACTGCTGCGCTACGGGAATTACGCGGAGTAA
- a CDS encoding HNH endonuclease, whose protein sequence is MSSLPLILRLDINGQPVNWIPWQEAACIYSRGRVAWTAGDHMFQLHGGHSRLTGEQSLLEINSIIAVKGENKITGRHSTPPLSNRELFRRDRHTCLYCGHEFRDPLLTRDHVKPLSRGGRDHWRNVVTACKRCNARKGSRSPEQANMPLLAIPYVPNLAEYLVLRNRRILADQMEFLRVQFKQMGKDWM, encoded by the coding sequence ATGTCGTCGTTACCATTGATTCTTAGACTGGATATCAACGGCCAGCCGGTTAACTGGATTCCCTGGCAGGAGGCCGCCTGTATCTATTCCCGCGGCCGGGTCGCCTGGACGGCCGGGGATCACATGTTCCAGCTGCACGGCGGCCACAGTCGACTGACGGGTGAGCAGAGCCTGCTGGAAATCAATTCCATTATCGCCGTCAAGGGCGAAAACAAGATCACCGGGCGCCATAGCACGCCGCCGCTAAGTAACCGCGAGCTGTTCCGCCGTGATCGCCATACCTGCCTGTATTGCGGCCATGAATTCCGCGATCCGCTGTTGACCCGGGATCACGTCAAACCGCTGTCCCGCGGCGGACGCGATCACTGGCGCAATGTGGTCACCGCCTGCAAACGGTGTAACGCCCGCAAGGGCAGCCGTTCCCCGGAACAGGCCAACATGCCGCTGCTGGCCATCCCCTACGTCCCCAACCTGGCCGAGTACCTGGTGCTGCGCAACCGCCGTATCCTCGCCGATCAGATGGAATTTCTGCGGGTCCAGTTTAAACAGATGGGCAAGGACTGGATGTAG
- the dnaE gene encoding DNA polymerase III subunit alpha, translating into MDSFVHLHLHTEYSLVNGLVRIKPLVKAVADAGMPAVAVTDQCNLFGMVKFYKAAIAAGVKPIIGVDAWLHNEEDPNQPSRLVLLCQDNTGYRNLTRLVSRSYIDGQHRGQPTLSREWLEGATDGLIALSGARDGDVGQALRNGNPELAARRLEQWQRLFPDRYYLEVQRTGREGEEDYLHAVVELAIAHDLPVVATNDAHFLERDNFEAHEARVCITEGRTLDDPRRPKRFSEQQYLRTPQEMAELFEDLPEALANTVEIAKRCNVELTLDKNYLPDFPVPAGMTIDEFLREESRKGLEARLNKFFDTTAADYERIRREYHDRLEMELDVIISMGFPGYFLIVADFIRWAKENGVPVGPGRGSGAGSLVAYALTITDLDPIKYDLLFERFLNPERVSMPDFDVDFCMEGRDRVIDYVADHYGREKVSQIITYGTMAAKAVVRDVGRVLGHPYGFVDRIAKLIPFEVGMTLEKALEQEEQLQELYDEDEEVRGLIDLARMLEGCARNAGKHAGGVVIAPSQLTDFTPLYCEQGSGSIVTQFDKDDVEAVGLVKFDFLGLRTLTIIDWAVRAINQDKAAKGETPIDIISIALNDEKTFELLKANQTTAVFQLESRGMKDLIKRLQPDSFEEIIALVALFRPGPLQSGMVDDFINVKHKRKQPEYPHPDIVAILEPTYGVILYQEQVMQIAQVLAGYTLGGADLLRRAMGKKKPEEMAKQRDIFTKGALERGVEEKTATYIFDLMEKFAGYGFNKSHSAAYALVSYQTAWLKAHYPAPFMAAVLSADMDNTDKVVTLIDECSDMQLTVLPPDINQCEYRFTAQDDQTVVYGLGAIKGVGGAAIDSMIAERNANGSFADLFDFTRRIDTRKVNRRTLEALIMAGALDVFGENRATLMASLPAALKVAEQHSRDQAVGMQDLFGMGAVVEADSGPVAYHRQPQWGEDERLAAEKQTLGLYLTGHPIERYLEELSGFVSARIVDLKPTRDQTVVVAGLIVAMRTMNTRRGDRMAFITIDDRSARIELAVFSEPFQRYRDLLAKDKLIVVEGEVSIDEYSGGYKMSARSIYDINQAREHFARKLLISVDHNKAGNGFVGDLEQTLTPFREGFCPVIIDYQRDDARAQIALGETWRVHPTDELLHRLRDSLGDERVKVIY; encoded by the coding sequence ATGGATTCCTTCGTCCACCTCCATCTGCATACCGAATATTCACTGGTCAACGGTCTGGTGCGGATCAAGCCATTGGTCAAAGCCGTGGCCGATGCCGGAATGCCGGCGGTGGCCGTGACCGACCAGTGCAATTTGTTCGGCATGGTCAAGTTCTACAAGGCGGCGATCGCCGCCGGTGTCAAACCGATCATCGGCGTGGATGCCTGGCTGCACAACGAGGAGGATCCCAATCAACCGAGCCGCCTGGTGCTGTTGTGTCAGGATAATACCGGCTATCGCAATCTGACCCGGCTGGTCTCGCGCAGTTATATCGACGGCCAGCATCGGGGCCAGCCGACCCTCAGTCGCGAGTGGCTGGAGGGGGCCACCGACGGTTTGATCGCCCTGTCCGGGGCCCGCGACGGGGACGTCGGTCAGGCCCTGCGCAACGGCAATCCGGAGCTGGCGGCACGGCGGCTCGAGCAGTGGCAGAGGCTGTTTCCCGATCGCTATTACCTGGAAGTGCAGCGCACGGGGCGTGAAGGGGAGGAGGATTACCTGCATGCCGTGGTGGAGCTGGCCATCGCCCATGATCTGCCGGTGGTGGCCACCAATGATGCGCACTTCCTTGAGCGCGACAACTTCGAGGCGCACGAGGCGCGGGTTTGTATCACTGAAGGGCGAACCCTGGATGATCCGCGCCGGCCCAAACGTTTCAGTGAGCAGCAATATCTGCGCACGCCGCAGGAGATGGCCGAGCTGTTCGAGGATCTGCCTGAAGCGCTGGCCAACACGGTCGAGATCGCCAAACGCTGCAATGTCGAGCTGACGCTGGACAAGAATTATCTGCCCGACTTCCCGGTGCCCGCCGGCATGACCATCGACGAGTTTCTGCGCGAAGAATCGCGCAAGGGACTGGAAGCCCGGCTGAACAAGTTCTTTGATACCACGGCAGCGGACTATGAACGTATCCGCCGTGAATATCACGATCGGCTGGAGATGGAGCTGGATGTGATCATCTCCATGGGCTTTCCCGGCTACTTTTTGATCGTGGCCGACTTCATTCGCTGGGCCAAGGAGAACGGCGTCCCGGTCGGACCGGGACGCGGTTCCGGCGCCGGCTCGCTGGTGGCCTATGCCCTGACCATCACCGATCTGGATCCCATCAAATACGATCTGCTGTTCGAACGTTTTCTCAACCCCGAACGTGTCTCCATGCCCGACTTCGATGTCGACTTCTGTATGGAAGGGCGCGATCGGGTGATCGATTACGTGGCCGATCATTACGGCCGCGAAAAGGTCTCGCAGATCATCACCTACGGCACCATGGCGGCCAAGGCGGTAGTCCGCGATGTGGGGCGCGTCCTCGGCCATCCCTACGGCTTTGTGGATCGCATCGCCAAATTGATTCCCTTCGAAGTGGGCATGACCCTGGAGAAGGCGCTGGAGCAGGAAGAGCAGCTGCAGGAGTTGTACGACGAGGACGAAGAGGTGCGCGGCCTGATCGATCTGGCCAGGATGCTCGAAGGCTGCGCGCGCAACGCCGGCAAGCACGCCGGCGGTGTGGTGATTGCGCCCTCGCAACTGACCGATTTTACACCATTATATTGTGAGCAGGGCTCCGGCAGTATCGTCACCCAGTTCGACAAGGACGATGTGGAAGCCGTCGGCCTGGTCAAGTTCGACTTTCTCGGCCTGCGCACGCTGACCATCATCGACTGGGCGGTGCGTGCCATCAATCAGGACAAGGCCGCCAAAGGCGAGACGCCGATTGATATCATCTCCATTGCGCTGAATGATGAAAAAACCTTCGAGCTGTTAAAAGCCAACCAGACCACCGCCGTCTTCCAGCTCGAATCGCGCGGCATGAAGGATCTGATCAAGCGCCTGCAACCGGACAGCTTCGAGGAGATCATCGCCCTGGTGGCGCTGTTCCGTCCCGGTCCCTTGCAATCGGGCATGGTGGATGACTTTATCAACGTCAAGCACAAGCGCAAACAACCGGAATATCCGCATCCGGATATCGTCGCCATCCTCGAGCCGACCTACGGCGTCATCCTGTACCAGGAACAGGTCATGCAGATTGCCCAGGTGCTGGCCGGTTATACCCTGGGCGGCGCGGACCTGCTGCGCCGGGCCATGGGCAAGAAAAAACCTGAAGAGATGGCCAAACAGCGAGACATCTTCACCAAAGGCGCGCTGGAGCGGGGCGTCGAAGAGAAGACCGCCACCTATATTTTCGACTTGATGGAGAAGTTCGCCGGTTACGGCTTCAACAAATCTCACTCGGCCGCCTACGCCCTGGTCTCTTACCAGACCGCCTGGCTCAAGGCGCACTATCCGGCGCCGTTCATGGCGGCGGTGCTCTCGGCGGATATGGACAACACCGACAAGGTGGTCACGCTGATCGACGAGTGCAGCGACATGCAGCTGACCGTGTTGCCGCCGGATATCAATCAGTGCGAATACCGGTTTACCGCCCAGGATGACCAGACCGTGGTCTATGGTCTGGGTGCGATTAAAGGCGTCGGTGGCGCGGCCATTGACAGCATGATCGCGGAGCGCAACGCCAACGGGTCGTTCGCCGATCTGTTTGACTTCACCCGCCGCATCGATACCCGCAAGGTCAATCGTCGCACGCTCGAGGCGTTGATCATGGCCGGCGCGCTGGATGTGTTCGGCGAGAACCGCGCCACGCTGATGGCCTCCCTGCCGGCGGCGCTCAAGGTGGCCGAGCAACACAGCCGCGATCAGGCGGTCGGGATGCAGGATCTGTTCGGCATGGGCGCGGTGGTCGAGGCGGACAGCGGTCCGGTGGCCTATCATCGCCAGCCACAGTGGGGCGAGGACGAACGGCTGGCGGCGGAAAAGCAGACCCTGGGACTTTATCTGACCGGGCATCCCATCGAACGGTATCTGGAGGAGTTAAGCGGCTTTGTTTCCGCGCGCATTGTCGATCTCAAACCGACCCGCGATCAGACCGTGGTGGTGGCCGGCTTGATTGTCGCTATGCGGACCATGAATACCCGGCGCGGCGATCGCATGGCTTTTATTACGATTGACGATCGCAGCGCTCGCATCGAACTGGCGGTGTTCAGCGAACCGTTCCAGCGCTACCGGGATCTGCTGGCCAAGGACAAACTGATCGTGGTCGAAGGCGAGGTGAGCATCGACGAATACAGCGGCGGTTACAAGATGAGTGCGCGCAGCATCTACGATATCAACCAGGCGCGTGAACACTTCGCCCGCAAATTGTTGATCAGCGTCGATCACAACAAGGCCGGCAACGGCTTCGTCGGCGATCTGGAACAAACCCTGACGCCGTTTCGCGAAGGCTTCTGCCCCGTGATCATCGACTACCAGCGCGACGACGCCCGCGCCCAGATCGCCCTGGGCGAAACCTGGCGCGTCCACCCCACCGACGAACTGCTGCATCGCCTGCGCGACAGCCTCGGCGACGAGCGCGTCAAAGTCATCTATTAG
- the fabZ gene encoding 3-hydroxyacyl-ACP dehydratase FabZ, whose protein sequence is MNIYEILEHLPHRYPFLLIDKVLECEPGKSLVGIKNVSHNEPYFPGHFPNHPIMPGVLILEALAQATGILAFQTVGRKPDGTSLYYFVGIDNARFKQPVIPGDQIRLEVEYIRKMRGIWKFNGRARVDDKVVCSAELMCAEREIE, encoded by the coding sequence TTGAATATTTATGAAATTCTTGAACATTTGCCGCATCGCTATCCGTTTCTGCTGATTGACAAGGTCCTGGAGTGCGAACCGGGAAAATCACTTGTCGGGATTAAAAATGTCAGCCATAACGAGCCCTATTTTCCCGGGCATTTCCCCAACCATCCGATTATGCCGGGGGTACTGATCCTCGAGGCTCTGGCTCAGGCGACCGGAATTCTGGCTTTTCAGACCGTGGGACGTAAACCGGACGGCACTTCATTGTATTATTTTGTCGGCATTGATAATGCCCGTTTCAAGCAGCCGGTTATTCCGGGTGATCAAATCCGCCTTGAAGTCGAATATATTCGAAAAATGCGCGGCATATGGAAATTTAATGGTCGTGCCCGGGTGGATGATAAAGTGGTTTGCAGCGCTGAACTAATGTGTGCTGAACGTGAGATAGAATGA
- the rnhB gene encoding ribonuclease HII, with translation MDTDWTFTLQKDRLAGLDEVGRGPLAGPVVAAAVILDPARPIPGLLDSKRLSEARREQLAAQIQDQALAWAVARAEVAEIDRLNILQASLLAMQRALAALDPAPLEALVDGNRCPELPCPAQAVIKGDNCVPAIMAASILAKVSRDREMIAMAELYPGYGLEKHKGYPTRAHIVALQRLGVSEIHRLSFGPVRKLL, from the coding sequence TTGGACACAGATTGGACATTTACCCTGCAAAAAGACCGCCTGGCCGGTCTGGATGAGGTCGGCCGGGGGCCGCTGGCCGGGCCGGTGGTGGCCGCGGCCGTGATTCTGGATCCGGCCCGTCCGATTCCCGGTCTGCTCGACTCCAAACGGTTGAGTGAGGCACGCCGGGAGCAGCTGGCGGCACAGATTCAGGATCAGGCGCTGGCCTGGGCCGTGGCGCGGGCCGAGGTGGCCGAGATCGACCGGTTAAATATCCTGCAGGCCAGTTTGCTGGCCATGCAGCGGGCCCTGGCCGCGCTGGATCCGGCGCCACTGGAAGCGCTGGTGGACGGCAACCGCTGTCCCGAACTGCCCTGTCCGGCACAGGCCGTGATCAAGGGGGATAATTGCGTGCCGGCGATCATGGCCGCCTCCATCCTGGCCAAGGTCAGCCGGGACCGGGAGATGATTGCCATGGCCGAGCTGTACCCCGGCTACGGGCTGGAAAAACACAAGGGCTATCCGACCCGGGCCCACATCGTGGCGCTGCAGCGTCTGGGGGTGAGCGAGATCCACCGGCTCAGCTTCGGGCCGGTGCGCAAACTGCTATAG
- a CDS encoding Gfo/Idh/MocA family oxidoreductase, giving the protein MTTLRTAVIGVGYLGKFHAQKYAQLPASQLVGVCDTNQDIAQTIANEHGVEVYSDYHDLIGQVDAVSIVVPTQKHYEVAKVFLDNGVHVLLEKPITSTLEQGRELVALAEDNNLKFQIGHLERFNPAILALENVLVEPLFIETHRIAPFNPRGADVNVILDLMIHDIDIILDFVGSPIKAVHASGVPVLSDEIDVANVRLEFENGCVANVTASRISMKSERRMRIFQSDAYITIDFQNKQLGIHRKGKGEMYPGIAEIDSEEHAFDQGDALLSEIGAFLQAINTGAKPVVSGADGLRALETAFEINRQLTEG; this is encoded by the coding sequence ATGACAACACTCAGAACCGCCGTCATTGGTGTCGGTTACCTCGGAAAATTTCACGCCCAGAAATACGCCCAGCTGCCCGCCTCGCAACTGGTCGGTGTTTGCGATACCAATCAGGATATCGCCCAAACGATTGCAAACGAACATGGTGTCGAAGTCTACAGCGATTATCATGATCTGATCGGCCAGGTGGATGCAGTCAGTATCGTGGTGCCCACCCAGAAACATTACGAAGTTGCCAAAGTCTTTTTGGACAATGGCGTGCATGTGCTGCTGGAAAAACCGATCACCTCGACGCTGGAACAGGGCCGGGAGCTGGTGGCGCTGGCCGAAGATAACAATCTGAAATTTCAAATCGGCCATCTGGAACGTTTTAATCCCGCCATCTTGGCACTGGAGAACGTGCTGGTCGAGCCCCTGTTTATCGAAACCCACCGGATTGCCCCCTTCAACCCGCGCGGCGCCGATGTGAATGTAATTCTGGATCTGATGATTCATGATATCGATATCATTCTCGATTTTGTCGGCTCGCCGATCAAGGCAGTTCACGCCAGTGGCGTGCCGGTACTCTCTGATGAAATCGATGTTGCCAACGTCCGTCTGGAGTTTGAAAACGGCTGTGTCGCCAATGTCACTGCCAGTCGCATCAGTATGAAAAGCGAGCGCCGGATGCGCATCTTCCAGTCCGACGCCTATATCACCATCGATTTTCAAAACAAACAGCTCGGCATACATCGCAAGGGTAAAGGCGAGATGTATCCGGGCATTGCCGAAATCGACAGTGAAGAACACGCCTTTGATCAGGGTGATGCCCTGCTGAGTGAAATCGGTGCGTTTCTCCAGGCTATTAATACAGGCGCCAAACCGGTCGTCAGTGGTGCCGATGGTTTGCGTGCCCTGGAAACCGCCTTTGAAATCAATCGGCAATTGACCGAAGGTTGA
- the lpxA gene encoding acyl-ACP--UDP-N-acetylglucosamine O-acyltransferase — MSIDQRAVIDPSARIADDVSIGAFSIIGADVEIGAGTVIGPHVVINGPTRIGRNNRFFQFSSIGEVPQDKKFHGEDSRLEIGDGNTIREFVTINRGTDDGGGLTRIGNDNWLMAYIHIAHDCLVGNNTIFANGASLAGHVEIEDYVILGGFTLVHQFTKIGMGAFCGMGSTVSKDIPPYVMVSGNPASPYGINSEGLKRRQHSKDAIKAVKDAYKIIYRSGHTLDEAKQHLKPLAEQHPEVQPLLDFLNRSQRGILR, encoded by the coding sequence ATGAGCATCGATCAGCGCGCAGTCATTGATCCCTCTGCTCGTATCGCCGATGATGTCAGCATCGGTGCGTTCAGCATTATCGGTGCTGATGTCGAGATCGGGGCGGGTACCGTTATAGGTCCGCATGTCGTGATCAACGGCCCGACCCGCATCGGCCGTAATAACCGTTTTTTTCAGTTCAGCTCCATCGGTGAAGTTCCGCAGGATAAAAAATTTCATGGTGAGGATTCCCGCCTGGAAATCGGTGACGGGAATACCATTCGCGAATTCGTTACCATCAATCGCGGGACCGACGACGGTGGCGGGCTAACCCGCATCGGCAACGACAACTGGCTGATGGCCTATATCCATATTGCCCATGATTGCCTGGTCGGGAACAACACGATCTTTGCCAATGGCGCCTCACTCGCCGGACATGTCGAGATCGAAGATTATGTGATTCTGGGTGGATTTACCCTGGTGCACCAGTTCACCAAAATCGGCATGGGTGCCTTCTGTGGCATGGGCAGCACGGTTAGCAAGGATATTCCGCCCTATGTGATGGTCAGCGGCAATCCCGCAAGCCCTTACGGCATCAACAGCGAAGGCCTCAAACGTCGTCAACACAGCAAAGACGCTATCAAGGCTGTCAAGGATGCCTATAAGATTATCTATCGTTCAGGTCATACCCTCGACGAAGCAAAGCAACATCTCAAACCGCTCGCCGAACAACATCCCGAAGTCCAACCCTTGCTCGATTTCCTCAACCGCTCCCAACGCGGTATTTTGAGATAG